One window from the genome of Haloprofundus halobius encodes:
- a CDS encoding DUF5815 family protein, protein MAQPRVPGGGGDELELPCGETKHVRDLDLGMREFDCVCGETHAVVTDSHPPERFVPEFLVEVLREAIETTSEEMPEFGTPHLMGIVLEEFPGRVASEDVSEDQQVGYAMVWVTEFDSRRLHEIIVELVVELMEHAVSHADDDAALSRFETEMLQFDVGEFVEQYRAERDFSSDDVYAQ, encoded by the coding sequence ATGGCACAACCGCGCGTCCCCGGAGGCGGGGGCGACGAACTCGAACTCCCCTGCGGCGAGACGAAGCACGTCAGAGACCTCGATTTGGGGATGCGCGAGTTCGACTGCGTGTGCGGCGAGACGCACGCCGTCGTCACCGACTCTCACCCGCCCGAGCGGTTCGTCCCCGAGTTTCTCGTCGAAGTGCTGCGCGAGGCCATCGAGACGACCAGCGAGGAGATGCCCGAGTTCGGCACGCCGCATCTGATGGGTATCGTCCTCGAAGAGTTCCCCGGCCGCGTCGCGAGCGAGGACGTGAGCGAGGACCAGCAGGTCGGCTACGCGATGGTCTGGGTGACGGAGTTCGACTCGCGTCGCCTCCACGAGATAATCGTCGAACTCGTCGTCGAACTGATGGAGCACGCCGTCAGTCACGCCGACGACGACGCCGCACTCTCGCGGTTCGAGACGGAGATGCTGCAGTTCGACGTGGGCGAGTTCGTCGAACAGTACCGCGCCGAGCGCGACTTCTCGTCGGACGACGTGTACGCGCAGTAA
- a CDS encoding DUF7124 domain-containing protein codes for MTLAFELEALKRLADPNMVFNDARQWTKYVGVVSEKPTYVVTNFTRKERIRQDFFSGPRGVEESLENVKRQFDTERHVFVGTTEEDRERAESTDWEYLPLEQAAEAANWDLAGDAPEEDPFDGETRDDWP; via the coding sequence ATGACCCTCGCGTTCGAGTTGGAGGCGCTCAAGCGCCTGGCCGACCCGAACATGGTGTTCAACGACGCTCGACAGTGGACCAAATACGTCGGCGTCGTCAGCGAGAAACCGACGTACGTCGTGACGAACTTCACGCGCAAAGAGCGCATCCGACAGGACTTCTTTTCGGGACCGCGCGGCGTCGAGGAGAGCCTCGAAAACGTCAAACGGCAGTTCGACACCGAGCGCCACGTGTTCGTCGGCACCACGGAGGAAGACCGCGAACGCGCCGAATCGACCGACTGGGAGTACCTGCCGCTCGAACAGGCGGCGGAGGCGGCGAACTGGGACCTCGCCGGCGACGCACCCGAGGAAGACCCCTTCGACGGCGAAACGCGCGACGACTGGCCGTGA
- a CDS encoding DUF6149 family protein — protein MKLRQNVRHFAAKQALTMPVVGDIATRKLVDLHVNIFGKKAEEGRREEREPHMAAFFECTFDTYVAALDAGFPEAEAREITHVQANFDFYNHGWTEMMEFPADELEAHYERYEEFFRRYDITIADPLGEFRTREIPDAPSTPERLDDPEHPHAEGGFADDVYVEGDDGELQVGGQAEPEDVDVRAAPGMQDLDEEDEHA, from the coding sequence ATGAAACTCCGCCAGAACGTTCGACATTTCGCCGCCAAGCAAGCGCTCACGATGCCGGTGGTCGGTGACATCGCCACCCGGAAACTCGTCGACCTCCACGTGAACATCTTCGGGAAGAAGGCCGAAGAAGGTCGCCGCGAGGAGCGTGAACCGCACATGGCGGCGTTCTTCGAGTGCACGTTCGACACGTACGTCGCCGCGCTCGACGCCGGGTTCCCGGAGGCCGAGGCGCGCGAGATCACACACGTCCAGGCGAACTTCGACTTCTACAACCACGGCTGGACCGAGATGATGGAGTTCCCCGCCGACGAACTCGAAGCCCACTACGAGCGCTACGAGGAGTTCTTCCGGCGCTACGACATCACCATCGCCGACCCGCTGGGCGAGTTCCGGACGCGCGAGATTCCCGACGCGCCGTCGACGCCCGAGAGACTCGACGACCCCGAGCATCCGCACGCCGAGGGCGGCTTCGCCGACGACGTGTACGTCGAAGGCGACGACGGCGAACTCCAAGTCGGCGGACAGGCGGAACCCGAGGACGTGGACGTGCGCGCGGCGCCGGGGATGCAAGACCTCGACGAGGAAGACGAACACGCGTAG
- a CDS encoding aryl-sulfate sulfotransferase, with the protein MASRTVFRVVLAAVVLLSTLTLVAGHQGSGGDGDASDVFLDDTNTDVPAANGTTVVATDSSAVLADEGDTPRTKSELVAFNPDGSTLFYNDTYNRYWDVDPSPEGEHTVLYTASMHLSGEECSATTVCTRNVVERANLSTGETERLYSRITPHKHSTRWHDVDRVNETQYAVADIHRDRVFVFDAETGLTTWEWEAQQEFPLDSGGEYPRDWTHVNDVEVLDDGRLMVSLRNQDRVVFLDRETGLQENWTLGEEDEYDSLYEQHNPDYIPEERGGPAVLVADSENNRVVEYQREDGEWNQSWVWQDSRMQWPRDADRLPNGNTLITDSNGNRVFEINRDGEIIWQTNVAFPYESERLETGDESEGGESAASLGLPSRTADDAASEDRTILTSAWLTVRGVVPGSVVNGIVYLVPGWMGPLEGVALLALVGGGVTWAALEWRWSPYRLRLQPPARLRRK; encoded by the coding sequence ATGGCGTCCCGAACGGTCTTTCGAGTCGTGCTCGCGGCGGTCGTTCTGCTCTCGACGCTGACGCTCGTCGCCGGACACCAGGGTTCCGGCGGCGACGGCGATGCCTCCGACGTGTTCCTCGACGACACGAACACCGACGTCCCCGCGGCCAACGGAACGACCGTCGTCGCCACCGATTCGAGCGCCGTCCTCGCCGACGAGGGCGACACGCCGCGAACGAAATCCGAACTGGTCGCGTTCAACCCCGACGGGTCGACGTTGTTCTACAACGACACCTACAACCGGTACTGGGACGTCGACCCGAGTCCCGAGGGCGAGCACACGGTGCTGTACACCGCGTCGATGCATCTCAGCGGCGAGGAGTGTTCGGCGACGACCGTCTGCACTCGGAACGTCGTCGAGCGGGCGAATCTCTCGACCGGCGAGACCGAGCGTCTCTACTCGCGCATCACGCCGCACAAACACTCGACGCGGTGGCACGACGTCGACCGCGTCAACGAGACGCAGTACGCCGTCGCCGACATCCACCGCGACCGGGTGTTCGTCTTCGACGCGGAGACGGGGCTGACGACGTGGGAGTGGGAGGCCCAACAGGAGTTCCCGCTCGACAGCGGCGGGGAGTACCCCCGCGACTGGACGCACGTCAACGACGTTGAGGTGCTCGACGACGGTCGACTGATGGTGAGCCTCCGCAACCAGGACCGCGTCGTCTTCCTGGACCGAGAGACGGGACTGCAGGAGAACTGGACGCTCGGCGAGGAGGACGAGTACGACAGCCTCTACGAGCAGCACAACCCCGATTACATCCCCGAGGAGCGCGGCGGTCCGGCCGTCTTGGTCGCGGACTCCGAGAACAACCGCGTCGTCGAGTACCAGCGCGAGGACGGCGAGTGGAACCAGTCGTGGGTGTGGCAGGACTCGCGGATGCAGTGGCCGCGCGACGCCGACCGCCTGCCGAACGGCAACACGCTCATCACCGACTCCAACGGTAACCGCGTCTTCGAGATAAACCGGGACGGCGAGATCATCTGGCAGACGAACGTCGCGTTCCCCTACGAGTCCGAGCGACTGGAGACCGGCGACGAATCCGAAGGCGGCGAGAGCGCCGCGAGCCTCGGACTGCCGTCGCGAACCGCCGACGACGCCGCGAGCGAGGACCGGACGATACTGACGAGCGCGTGGCTCACGGTCCGCGGCGTCGTTCCGGGGTCGGTCGTCAATGGAATCGTCTACCTCGTCCCCGGATGGATGGGGCCGCTCGAAGGCGTCGCACTACTCGCGCTCGTGGGCGGCGGCGTCACGTGGGCCGCGCTCGAGTGGCGCTGGTCGCCGTATCGGCTCCGCCTGCAACCCCCCGCACGACTCCGGAGAAAGTGA
- a CDS encoding NAD(P)/FAD-dependent oxidoreductase: protein MISVVGGGIAGLACAYRLQQHGHDVRVFEATDEVGGLAAVYETKGDPIEKFYHHLSKSEETIVELAEELGVGDRLEWLVGKNGYYFDGAVYPMDTPWEILAFPHLSLYDKFRLTMLTQEIDVREGRPKFDTYENLEAFEHVPLKDFIVDHTTQNVYDNFFEPLLDAKFGSRKDDVSAAWLLGRVKFRGERDLLRGEILGYFRGGFAPFVDALADAVGRENIVTNARVTGLEMGDDGVESITVERDGSAAAAADGGAAAESISETPETDTTATTYETDAVVCATMPNVLEDLTGYQCEIDFQGAVCAVLTMDEQLTDTYWLNVAHDAPFGALIEHTNFVPPERYGGDHLMYVASYIQDYEEELWQLSDAEVEETWLSELETMFPNFHRRLVSEFRLARNPRAAPVYERGYRDMVVPYDLGDDIGEGVYYAGMASAAQYPERSLNGGIVAGYECADRIERKGRAD from the coding sequence ATGATAAGCGTCGTCGGCGGCGGCATCGCCGGACTCGCCTGCGCGTATCGCCTCCAACAGCACGGTCACGACGTGCGCGTGTTCGAGGCGACCGATGAGGTCGGCGGACTCGCGGCCGTCTACGAGACGAAGGGCGACCCCATCGAGAAGTTCTACCACCACCTCTCGAAGTCCGAGGAGACCATCGTCGAACTCGCCGAGGAACTCGGCGTCGGCGACAGACTGGAGTGGCTCGTCGGTAAGAACGGCTACTACTTCGACGGCGCGGTGTACCCGATGGACACCCCGTGGGAGATTCTCGCGTTCCCACATCTCTCCCTGTACGACAAGTTCCGCCTCACGATGCTCACACAGGAGATAGACGTCCGCGAGGGGAGACCGAAGTTCGACACCTACGAGAATCTCGAAGCGTTCGAGCACGTTCCGCTCAAGGACTTTATCGTCGACCACACGACCCAGAACGTCTACGACAACTTCTTCGAACCGCTGCTCGACGCGAAGTTCGGCAGTCGGAAAGACGACGTGAGCGCGGCGTGGCTGCTCGGCCGCGTCAAGTTCCGCGGCGAACGCGACCTGCTGCGCGGCGAGATTCTCGGCTACTTCCGGGGCGGGTTCGCCCCGTTCGTCGACGCGCTCGCCGACGCCGTCGGACGCGAGAATATCGTCACGAACGCGCGTGTGACGGGACTGGAGATGGGCGACGACGGCGTGGAGTCGATAACGGTCGAGCGGGACGGCTCCGCGGCCGCCGCCGCGGACGGCGGTGCCGCGGCCGAGTCGATCTCGGAGACTCCCGAAACCGACACGACCGCGACGACGTACGAGACCGACGCCGTCGTCTGCGCGACGATGCCAAACGTCTTAGAGGACCTCACCGGCTACCAGTGCGAGATCGACTTCCAGGGCGCGGTCTGCGCGGTACTGACGATGGACGAGCAACTCACCGACACGTACTGGCTCAACGTCGCCCACGATGCGCCGTTCGGTGCGCTCATCGAGCACACGAACTTCGTCCCGCCGGAGCGCTACGGCGGCGACCACCTCATGTACGTCGCCAGTTACATCCAGGATTACGAGGAGGAGCTCTGGCAGCTGTCCGACGCGGAGGTCGAGGAGACGTGGCTCTCGGAGTTGGAGACGATGTTCCCGAACTTCCACCGCCGCCTCGTCAGCGAGTTCCGCCTCGCGCGCAACCCCCGCGCCGCCCCCGTCTACGAGCGCGGCTACCGCGACATGGTCGTCCCCTACGACCTCGGCGACGACATCGGCGAAGGAGTCTACTACGCGGGGATGGCGAGCGCCGCGCAGTACCCCGAACGCAGCCTCAACGGCGGTATCGTGGCGGGCTACGAGTGCGCCGACAGAATCGAGAGAAAGGGCCGAGCGGACTGA
- the carB gene encoding carbamoyl-phosphate synthase large subunit: MTDEALSTDQQATSNDRTILLIGSGPIQIGQAAEFDYSGAQACRALREEGARVVLVNSNPATIMTDPEMADRVYIEPITTEAISEIIEKEQPDGVIAGLGGQTGLNVTAELAEEGVLEEHDVEIMGTPLDTIYATEDRDLFRQRMEKIGQPMPRSTTITLDEGESVTNLDEAALRDRIDAAVEEVGGLPVIARTTYTLGGSGSGVVDEMEELVERVRKGLRLSRNSEVLITESIAGWVELEYEVMRDADDSCIIICNMENLDPMGIHTGESVVVTPSQVIPDDGHQEMRDAALEVIRELGIQGGCNIQFAWRDDGTPGGEYRVVEVNPRVSRSSALASKATGYPIARVTAKVALGKRLHEIENEITGETTAAFEPAIDYIVTKVPRWPKDKFDDVEFELGTAMKSTGEAMAIGRTFEESLLKALRSSEYEPAVDWADVSDEQLEEEYLETPTPDRPYAMFEAFERGYSVADVAELTGIESWYVERYGRVVESTVAAAEGDFSAAASAGLTNVDVAATAGVGVEEVEMNVPDRSFKQVDTCAGEFEASTPYYYSARQPEYLNGDPLDEVRVDRDATSVVVVGGGPIRIGQGVEFDYCAVHAVRALREMGIDAHVVNNNPETVSTDYDTSDGLFFEPITAEEVADVVEATGADGVMVQFGGQTSVNVGEPLEGELQRRGLDCEILGTTVEAMDLAEDRDRFNALMDEMGVAQPRGGTATTEQEALELAGDIGYPVLVRPSYVLGGRAMRVVDDDSELETYIEEAVRVSPDKPILVDEFLDGAIELDVDAVSDGDDVIIGGVMEHVESAGVHSGDSACVIPPQSLDAETMSRVREVTEDIARALSTVGLLNVQLAVKDGEVYVLEANPRSSRTVPFVSKAAGVPIAKLAAKTMAGASLAELSVEEQIPEHASVKEVVLPFDRLPGSDPRLGPEMKSTGEVMGTARSFGKAYEKAQSAAGSPIPEGGTAVVSFAGDAFPAPESEEADALREELATVYDLGEFDDVTAAIRKGDVELVVSDDRDLLETCVEEEVPYFSTEASTKAALTALEVSDEPLDVMAVSDRPRRTAEWGRD; the protein is encoded by the coding sequence ATGACCGACGAGGCACTCTCGACAGACCAGCAGGCGACGTCCAACGACCGGACCATCCTGCTCATCGGCAGCGGCCCCATCCAAATCGGACAGGCGGCGGAGTTCGACTACTCTGGTGCACAGGCGTGCCGGGCGCTCCGAGAGGAGGGGGCGCGAGTCGTCCTCGTCAACTCGAACCCCGCGACCATCATGACCGACCCGGAGATGGCCGACCGCGTCTACATCGAACCAATCACGACCGAAGCCATCTCGGAGATAATCGAGAAGGAACAGCCCGACGGCGTCATCGCCGGCCTTGGGGGCCAGACGGGGCTGAACGTCACCGCCGAACTCGCCGAGGAGGGCGTCCTCGAAGAACACGACGTCGAAATCATGGGGACGCCGCTGGACACCATCTACGCGACGGAGGACCGCGACCTCTTCCGCCAGCGCATGGAGAAGATCGGCCAGCCCATGCCGCGTTCGACGACCATCACGCTCGACGAGGGCGAGTCGGTGACGAACCTCGACGAAGCGGCGCTGCGCGACCGCATCGACGCCGCCGTCGAAGAAGTCGGCGGCCTCCCCGTCATCGCGCGCACGACGTACACCCTCGGCGGGTCGGGGTCGGGCGTCGTCGACGAGATGGAGGAACTGGTCGAACGCGTCCGCAAGGGCCTGCGTCTCTCGCGCAACAGCGAGGTACTCATCACCGAGTCCATCGCGGGCTGGGTCGAACTGGAGTACGAGGTGATGCGCGACGCCGACGACTCCTGTATCATCATCTGCAACATGGAGAACCTCGATCCGATGGGCATCCACACCGGCGAGTCCGTCGTCGTCACGCCCTCGCAGGTGATTCCGGACGACGGCCACCAGGAGATGCGCGACGCCGCGCTCGAAGTCATTCGTGAACTCGGCATCCAGGGCGGCTGTAACATCCAGTTCGCGTGGCGCGACGACGGCACGCCCGGCGGCGAGTACCGTGTGGTGGAAGTGAATCCGCGCGTCTCGCGCTCCTCGGCGCTGGCGTCGAAGGCGACGGGCTACCCCATCGCCCGCGTGACGGCGAAGGTCGCCCTCGGCAAGCGCCTCCACGAGATAGAAAACGAGATCACCGGCGAGACGACCGCCGCCTTCGAACCGGCCATCGACTACATCGTGACGAAGGTGCCGCGCTGGCCCAAGGACAAGTTCGACGACGTAGAGTTCGAATTGGGCACGGCGATGAAGTCGACGGGTGAGGCGATGGCCATCGGCCGGACGTTCGAGGAGTCGCTGTTGAAGGCGCTTCGCTCCTCGGAGTACGAGCCCGCCGTCGACTGGGCCGACGTGAGCGACGAGCAGTTAGAGGAAGAGTACCTCGAAACTCCGACGCCCGACCGCCCATATGCCATGTTTGAAGCGTTCGAGCGTGGGTACTCCGTCGCCGACGTGGCGGAACTGACGGGCATCGAGTCGTGGTACGTCGAGCGCTACGGCCGAGTCGTCGAATCGACCGTCGCCGCCGCGGAAGGCGACTTCTCCGCGGCCGCCTCGGCGGGGCTGACGAACGTCGACGTCGCCGCGACGGCGGGCGTCGGCGTCGAGGAGGTCGAGATGAACGTCCCCGACCGCTCGTTCAAGCAGGTCGACACCTGTGCGGGCGAGTTCGAGGCGTCGACGCCGTACTACTACTCGGCGCGCCAGCCGGAGTACCTCAACGGTGACCCGCTGGACGAGGTGCGTGTCGACCGCGACGCGACGAGCGTCGTCGTCGTCGGCGGCGGCCCGATCCGCATCGGCCAGGGCGTCGAGTTCGACTACTGCGCGGTGCACGCGGTCCGCGCGCTCCGCGAGATGGGTATCGACGCTCACGTCGTCAACAACAACCCCGAGACCGTCTCGACGGACTACGACACCTCAGACGGGTTGTTCTTCGAGCCCATCACCGCCGAGGAGGTCGCCGACGTCGTCGAAGCCACGGGTGCCGACGGCGTGATGGTGCAGTTCGGCGGGCAGACCTCGGTCAACGTCGGCGAACCCTTGGAAGGAGAACTCCAGCGGAGAGGCCTCGACTGCGAGATTCTCGGTACTACCGTCGAAGCGATGGACCTCGCGGAGGACCGCGACCGGTTCAACGCGCTGATGGACGAGATGGGCGTCGCCCAACCCCGTGGGGGAACGGCGACAACTGAGCAAGAGGCACTCGAGCTCGCAGGCGACATCGGCTATCCGGTGCTCGTCCGCCCGAGTTACGTGCTCGGCGGCCGCGCGATGCGCGTCGTCGACGACGACAGCGAGTTGGAGACGTACATCGAAGAAGCCGTCCGCGTCAGCCCCGACAAGCCGATTCTCGTCGACGAGTTCCTCGACGGGGCAATCGAACTCGACGTAGACGCCGTCTCCGACGGCGACGACGTGATAATCGGCGGCGTGATGGAGCACGTCGAATCCGCAGGCGTCCACTCGGGCGACTCCGCCTGTGTCATACCGCCGCAGTCGCTCGACGCCGAGACGATGAGTCGCGTCCGCGAGGTCACCGAGGACATCGCTCGCGCGCTCTCGACGGTCGGCCTGTTGAACGTTCAGCTCGCCGTCAAAGACGGGGAAGTGTACGTCCTCGAAGCGAACCCGCGCTCGTCGCGGACGGTGCCGTTCGTCTCGAAGGCCGCAGGCGTCCCCATCGCGAAACTCGCGGCAAAGACGATGGCCGGCGCGTCGCTCGCCGAACTCAGTGTGGAAGAACAGATTCCCGAGCACGCGAGCGTGAAGGAGGTCGTCCTCCCGTTCGACCGCCTGCCGGGCAGCGACCCGCGCCTCGGCCCGGAGATGAAGTCCACGGGTGAAGTGATGGGCACCGCCCGCTCGTTCGGGAAGGCGTACGAGAAGGCGCAGTCGGCCGCCGGATCGCCGATTCCCGAAGGCGGGACGGCCGTCGTCTCGTTCGCCGGCGACGCATTCCCCGCCCCGGAGAGCGAGGAAGCCGATGCCCTCCGCGAGGAATTAGCGACCGTCTACGACCTCGGCGAGTTCGACGACGTGACCGCGGCGATTCGCAAAGGCGACGTGGAGCTCGTCGTCTCCGACGACCGCGACCTGCTGGAGACCTGCGTCGAAGAGGAAGTGCCGTACTTCTCGACGGAGGCGAGCACGAAGGCGGCGCTGACGGCGCTCGAAGTCAGCGACGAACCGCTCGACGTGATGGCCGTCTCGGACCGTCCGCGCCGGACGGCCGAGTGGGGTCGGGACTGA
- a CDS encoding NAD(P)/FAD-dependent oxidoreductase, which translates to MTESYVIIGDGIAGSSAAETLREEAPDAEVTVITDEGESLYNRILIKEFAKGKLPEAPISIHDESWYDERNIDLRLNTLVKHIDPDAHEITTHEDETLAYEKLLVATGGTPTQLPVDNSDAEGIHHFWTFQDARRIRESADAGENAVIVGAGLLGIDLAAICGAQGVSAKYLMRGNAWWRYALSEQGAEIMHEAMRDVGVDPVFDSGVDHFEVDDDGHVTGAVDPNGDHYDCDWAGVAIGLNFNTEILQGTGVKQDGGVVVDQYMQSSVDDIYAAGDLTRFYDTILGEYAQNGSWGSAREQGSIAGYNMVHGEEKEFRWVSSYSITHFDFPFLSFGHPTIGDEEAERKYSDTEWRRIAFKDGKVVGGVLIGDLSAQSALKKLMREERVVADQAEVLLEKQIDLDDLAATQEQ; encoded by the coding sequence ATGACCGAATCGTACGTGATCATCGGCGACGGTATCGCGGGGAGCTCCGCGGCGGAGACGCTCCGTGAGGAGGCACCGGACGCCGAAGTCACCGTTATCACGGACGAGGGTGAATCCCTCTACAATCGGATTCTCATCAAAGAGTTCGCGAAAGGTAAACTGCCGGAAGCGCCCATCTCGATCCACGACGAGTCCTGGTACGACGAGCGCAACATCGACCTGCGCCTCAACACGCTCGTCAAGCACATCGACCCCGACGCCCACGAGATAACGACCCACGAGGACGAGACGCTGGCGTACGAGAAACTGCTCGTCGCCACCGGCGGGACGCCGACACAACTGCCGGTCGACAACTCCGACGCGGAGGGAATCCACCACTTCTGGACGTTCCAGGACGCCCGCCGCATCCGCGAGTCCGCCGACGCGGGCGAGAACGCGGTCATCGTCGGTGCCGGTCTCCTGGGTATCGACCTCGCGGCCATCTGTGGCGCACAGGGCGTCTCCGCGAAGTACCTGATGCGCGGTAACGCCTGGTGGCGCTACGCGCTCTCGGAGCAGGGCGCCGAAATCATGCACGAGGCCATGCGTGACGTCGGCGTCGACCCCGTCTTCGACAGCGGCGTCGACCACTTCGAGGTCGACGACGACGGCCACGTCACGGGCGCTGTCGACCCGAACGGCGACCACTACGACTGCGACTGGGCGGGCGTCGCCATCGGTCTCAATTTCAACACCGAAATCCTCCAAGGAACGGGCGTCAAACAGGACGGCGGCGTCGTCGTCGACCAGTACATGCAGTCGAGCGTCGACGACATCTACGCGGCGGGCGACCTGACACGCTTCTACGACACCATCCTCGGCGAGTACGCCCAGAACGGCTCGTGGGGCAGCGCGCGCGAACAAGGCTCTATCGCGGGCTACAACATGGTCCACGGCGAGGAGAAGGAGTTCCGCTGGGTCTCGTCGTACTCCATCACCCACTTCGACTTCCCGTTCCTCTCGTTCGGCCACCCGACCATCGGCGACGAAGAGGCAGAGCGAAAATACTCCGACACCGAGTGGCGGCGCATCGCGTTCAAGGACGGCAAAGTCGTCGGCGGGGTCCTCATCGGCGACCTCTCCGCGCAGAGCGCGCTGAAGAAACTGATGCGCGAAGAGCGCGTCGTCGCCGACCAGGCCGAGGTTCTCCTCGAAAAGCAGATCGACCTCGACGACCTCGCGGCGACCCAAGAGCAGTAA
- a CDS encoding ABC transporter ATP-binding protein: MDAHTDGERTDDNAVVSLSGVYKVYELGEPVPVLHDVSLDVPRGSYTAIMGPSGSGKSTLLNLIGCLDTPTAGEIYIDGTNISKLSDSERARVRGEKIGFVFQTFNLMPRLTALENVAMPLSFRDVSREERTERAESLLADVGLEGRVDHKPTELSGGQRQRVAVARALVNDPAIILADEPTGSLDSETSRQIMNLFESLYQRGNTILMVTHERDIAEHAERIVHVLDGEIERVEELGEKRRVPTVDEGERVQNPGEETPEGEAWTS, translated from the coding sequence ATGGACGCGCACACCGACGGCGAGAGAACGGACGACAACGCCGTCGTGTCACTATCGGGGGTGTACAAAGTGTACGAACTCGGCGAACCGGTGCCGGTGCTCCACGACGTCTCGCTGGACGTACCGCGAGGGTCGTACACCGCTATCATGGGACCGAGCGGCTCGGGCAAGAGCACGCTTCTCAACCTCATCGGCTGTCTGGACACGCCAACGGCGGGCGAGATATACATCGACGGGACGAACATCTCGAAACTCTCCGACTCCGAGCGAGCGCGAGTCCGCGGCGAGAAGATCGGGTTCGTCTTCCAGACGTTCAACCTGATGCCGCGACTGACGGCGCTGGAGAACGTCGCGATGCCGCTGTCGTTTCGCGATGTCTCTCGCGAGGAGCGGACCGAACGGGCCGAGTCGCTTCTGGCGGACGTCGGGCTCGAAGGTCGGGTCGACCACAAGCCGACCGAGCTGTCGGGCGGGCAGCGCCAACGCGTCGCCGTCGCCCGCGCGCTCGTCAACGACCCCGCGATAATCCTCGCCGACGAGCCGACCGGGAGCCTCGACAGCGAGACGAGTCGACAGATAATGAACCTGTTCGAGAGTCTCTACCAGCGGGGCAACACGATTCTGATGGTGACACACGAGCGCGACATCGCCGAGCACGCCGAACGCATCGTCCACGTCCTCGACGGCGAGATCGAGCGCGTCGAAGAGCTCGGCGAGAAGCGCCGTGTGCCGACCGTCGACGAGGGCGAGCGCGTCCAGAACCCGGGAGAAGAGACGCCGGAGGGTGAAGCGTGGACCTCTTAG
- a CDS encoding ABC transporter permease, with translation MDLLESLRMSWRSIVGHKLRSTLTTLGVIIGVAAVIAFVTLGASLQADIVNTIAGDNQDVMYVSASSQTQSEIPQLGQGGQSVFTQHDVSQIQEIDGVRDAVPVGGIATSQVRYQNDSVGRQWVTVTRPQYFELKGQRIVEGREFRPGEREVVLNRPAAQMFAQNVTVGDNITLARAANGQPINVTVVGIAEGSQDGAGALTGSARPSIYAPTSPFYERTVVSPTTQQQQRVYSQVLVSAEGIQEIEAVQGRIISYLTEESDARVLKAEGYQFEVTTYDQLVDQIRQVSSTFTAYITGIAVISLVVGAIGIANIMLVSVTERTREIGIMKAVGAKRRDIMQLFLLEAILLGLFGSVFGALVGISGGYAATVFIDLPLRIRPLWFVVAVVVGPLVGVVAGLYPAWSASTVDPIDALRHE, from the coding sequence GTGGACCTCTTAGAGAGCCTCCGGATGAGCTGGCGGAGCATCGTCGGCCACAAGCTCCGCTCGACGCTGACGACGCTCGGCGTCATCATCGGCGTCGCCGCCGTCATCGCGTTCGTCACGCTGGGAGCGAGTCTGCAGGCGGACATCGTCAACACCATCGCCGGCGACAACCAGGACGTGATGTACGTCTCGGCGTCCTCGCAGACGCAAAGCGAGATCCCGCAACTCGGCCAGGGGGGGCAGTCGGTGTTCACCCAGCACGACGTGAGCCAAATTCAGGAGATAGACGGCGTCAGAGACGCCGTCCCGGTAGGCGGCATCGCGACGTCACAGGTGCGGTATCAGAACGACTCGGTCGGGAGGCAGTGGGTGACGGTGACGAGGCCGCAGTACTTCGAGCTGAAGGGCCAGCGAATCGTCGAGGGGAGGGAGTTCCGCCCCGGCGAGCGCGAAGTCGTGTTGAACCGACCGGCGGCGCAGATGTTCGCCCAGAACGTCACCGTCGGCGACAACATCACGCTCGCGCGGGCGGCGAACGGGCAGCCGATAAACGTCACCGTCGTCGGCATCGCCGAGGGCTCTCAGGACGGTGCCGGTGCGCTCACCGGAAGCGCGCGCCCGAGCATCTACGCGCCGACGAGTCCGTTCTACGAGCGAACCGTCGTGAGCCCGACGACGCAGCAACAACAGCGGGTGTACTCGCAGGTGTTGGTCAGTGCCGAGGGTATCCAGGAGATCGAGGCGGTCCAGGGGCGCATCATCTCGTATCTCACCGAGGAGTCCGACGCGCGGGTGCTCAAAGCCGAGGGCTACCAGTTCGAGGTGACGACGTACGACCAGCTCGTCGACCAGATTCGGCAGGTGAGTAGCACGTTCACCGCCTACATTACCGGTATCGCGGTCATCTCGCTCGTCGTGGGCGCCATCGGCATCGCCAACATCATGCTCGTCAGCGTCACCGAGCGGACTCGCGAGATCGGCATCATGAAAGCCGTCGGCGCGAAGCGCCGCGACATCATGCAGCTGTTCCTCCTGGAGGCGATCCTCTTGGGGTTGTTCGGCTCGGTGTTCGGCGCGCTCGTCGGCATCAGCGGGGGCTACGCCGCGACGGTGTTCATCGATCTCCCGCTCCGGATACGCCCCCTCTGGTTCGTCGTCGCCGTCGTCGTCGGTCCGCTCGTCGGCGTGGTCGCCGGACTCTACCCCGCCTGGAGCGCCTCGACGGTCGACCCGATAGATGCACTTAGACACGAGTAA